A genome region from Passer domesticus isolate bPasDom1 chromosome 27, bPasDom1.hap1, whole genome shotgun sequence includes the following:
- the CCDC47 gene encoding PAT complex subunit CCDC47: protein MKNLYIFIAVLFIPWGFSLAKYDEFEDGDDIMEYDDNDFAEFEDVSEDTVTESPQRIITTEDDEEETTVELEGQDENQEDFDDADTQEGDTESEPYDDEEFEGYEEKPDASHSKNKDPITIVNVPAHLQNSWESYYMEILMVTGLLAYIMNYIIGKNKNNRLAHAWFNTHRELLESNFALVGDDGTNKEATSTGKLNQENEHIYNLWCSGRVCCEGMLIQLKFLKRQDLLNVLARMMRPASDQVQIKVTMNDEDMDTYVFAVGTRKALVRLQKEMQDLSEFCSDKPKSGAKYGLPDSLAILSEMGEVTEGMMDAKMIHFLTHYADKIDSVQFSDQFSGPKLMQEEGQLTKLPETKKTLLFTFNVPGSGNTSPKDMESLLPLMSMVIYSIDKAKKFRLNREGKQKADKNRARVEENFLKLTHVQRQEAAQSRREEKKRAEKERIMNEEDPEKQRRLEEAALRREQKKLEKKQMKMKQIKVKAM from the exons atgaagaatttatatatttttatcgCTGTCCTGTTCATCCCATGGGGCTTTTCTTTGGCAAAGTATGATGAATTTGAGGATGGAGATGACATTATGGAATATGATGATAATGACTTTGCTGAGTTTGAAGATGTGAGTGAAGATACAGTCACAGAATCTCCTCAGAGGATCATCACTACagaagatgatgaagaagaaACCACTGTAGAGCTTGAAGGTCAGGATGAAAATCAGGAAGACTTTGATGATGCAGACACACAG GAAGGTGACACCGAGAGTGAGCCATATGATGATGAGGAGTTTGAAGGGTATGAAGAGAAACCAGATGCATCTCATAGCAAAAATAAAGACCCCATAACAATAGTTAAT GTCCCTGCTCACCTTCAGAACAGCTGGGAGAGTTACTACATGGAGATCCTGATGGTAACAGGTCTCCTGGCTTACATCATGAACTACATCATTGGGAAGAACAAAAACAACCGCCTGGCTCATGCTTGGTTCAACACTCACAGGGAGCTGCTAGAAAGTAACTTTGCTCTTGTTG GGGATGATGGCACTAATAAAGAAGCTACAAGCACTGGGAAGCTAAATCAAGAAAATGAACACATATATAACTTGTGGTGCTCTGGAAGGGTGTGCTGTGAAGGAATGCTCATCCAGTTAAAG TTTCTCAAGAGACAGGACCTGCTGAATGTCCTGGCACGCATGATGAGGCCAGCATCAGACCAAGTG CAAATAAAAGTGACAATGAATGATGAAGATATGGACACGTATGTGTTTGCTGTTGGAACCAGAAAAGCATTGGTGAGACTTCAGAAAGAGATGCAGGACCTG AGTGAGTTCTGCAGTGACAAACCTAAGTCTGGTGCAAAATATGGGCTTCCAGATTCACTGGCTATCTTGTCAGAGATGGGAGAGGTCACAGAGGGAATGATGGACGCTAAG ATGATCCATTTCCTCACACACTACGCTGACAAGATCGACTCTGTCCAATTCTCGGACCAGTTCTCCGGTCCAAAACTTATGCAAGA GGAGGGCCAGCTTACAAAACTGCCCGAAACTAAAAAGACACTTTTGTTTACATTTAATG TGCCTGGTTCAGGCAACACTTCCCCAAAGGACATGGAGTCTTTGCTGCCTCTGATGAGCATGGTTATCTACTCCATCGACAAAGCAAAGAAGTTCAGGCTGAACAGAGAA GGTAAACAGAAAGCTGACAAGAACAGGGCTCGGGTGGAAGAGAACTTCCTCAAGCTGACCCACGTGCAGAGGCAGGAGGCTGCCCAGTCCCGCCGGGAGGAGAAGAAGCGCGCGGAGAAGGAGCGAATCATGAACGAGGAGGATCCCGAGAAGCAGCGGCGGCTGGAG GAAGCTGCTCTGCGGCGTGAGCAGAAGAAGCTTGAGAAGAAGCAGATGAAGATGAAGCAAATCAAAGTGAAAGCCATGTGA
- the DDX42 gene encoding ATP-dependent RNA helicase DDX42 → MNWNKGGPGTKRGFGFGGFAITPGKKEEPKLSQQSHSAFGTAGSSAAFAKSGPPQLPSFYKIGSKRANFDEENAYFEDEEEDSSNVELPYIPAENSPTRQQFHSKSADSDSDDDPLEAFMAEVEDQAARDMKRLEDKDKEKKNVKGIRDDIEEEDDQEAYFRYMAENPTAGVVQEEEEDNLEYDSDGNPIAPSKKIIDPLPPIDHSEIEYPPFEKNFYDEHEEITSLTPQQVVELRHKLNLRVSGAAPPRPGSSFAHFGFDEQLMHQIRKSEYTQPTPIQCQGVPVALSGRDMIGIAKTGSGKTAAFIWPMLIHIMDQKELEPGDGPIAVIVCPTRELCQQIHSECKRFGKAYNLRSVAVYGGGSMWEQAKALQEGAEIVVCTPGRLIDHVKKKATNLQRVTYLVFDEADRMFDMGFEYQVRSIASHVRPDRQTLLFSATFRKKIEKLARDILIDPIRVVQGDIGEANEDVTQIVEIFPSGPSKWNWLTRRLVEFTSSGSVLLFVTKKANAEELANNLKQEDHNLGLLHGDMDQSERNKVISEFKKKGIPILVATDVAARGLDIPSIKTVINYDVARDIDTHTHRIGRTGRAGEKGVAYTLLTPKDSNFAGDLVRNLEGANQHVSKELLDLAMQNPWFRKSRFKGGKGKKLNIGGGGLGYRERPGLGSENTDRGNNNSVMSNYEAYKPSTGAMGDRLTAMKAAFQSQYKSHFVAASLNNQKTGSSAAGASGWTSAGSLNSVPTSSAQQNAASAESPMAATAAAKGVPGFSSTGSLSSVPSFPSPGAQGFNSANASTNSREGGGTVRERYNDSRNSRHGEAPRRAEGGGGGRGEGGGGRGEGGGGRGEGGGGRGEGSSGGRGEGGGGGRGEGGGGGRGEGSSGGRGEGGGGGRGDGGGSGRFSEGQRFNDGQRFTEGQRFSDGQRFTDGQRFNDGQRFSEGQRFSEGQRFSDGQRFNDGQRFNDGQRFNEGQRFTEGQRFSDGQRFNEGQRFNDGQRFNEGQRFTEGQRFNDGQRFNEGQRFSEGQRFNDGQRFSDGQRFNDGQRFNDGQRFTEGQRSNDGQRFSDGQRFNDGQRYDGQRFNEGQRYNEGQRHSEGGGRHSDPSRHGDVHRHGEGRHFTDVPGGNRNNGDSRNSTEGRNSESRNGENRKEANSRDNKTDGFAVPEPPKRKKSRWDS, encoded by the exons ATGAATTGGAATAAAGGTGGACCTGGCACGAAGAGAGGCTTTGGCTTTGGTGGCTTTGCCATAACACCTGGCAAGAAGGAGGAGCCCAAGCTGTCTCAGCAGTCCCACAGCGCCTTCGGCACCGCCGGCTCCTCGGCAGCGTTCGCCAAGTCGGGGCCTCCTCAGCTGCCTTCCTTCTACAAAATTGGCTCAAAGAGGGCCAATTTTGATGAGGAGAACGC GTACTTtgaggatgaagaggaagatTCCAGCAATGTGGAATTGCCCTACATTCCTGCAGAGAATTCCCCCACTCGGCAGCAGTTCCATTCCAAATCAGCAGACTCTGACAGCGATGATGATCCTCTGGAGGCATTCATGGCTGAAGTGGAG GATCAAGCTGCTCGAGACATGAAGAGACTTGAAgataaagacaaagaaaaaaagaacgtTAA GGGTATTCGAGATGACATTGAAGAGGAAGATGACCAA GAAGCCTATTTTCGCTACATGGCAGAGAACCCCACTGCTGGAGtggtgcaggaggaggaagaggataaCCTGGAGTATGACAGTGACGGGAATCCGATTGCACCATCCAAAAAAATCATTGATCCTCTTCCACCTATTGACCATTCAGAG ATTGAATATCCACCATTTGAGAAAAATTTCTATGATGAGCACGAGGAGATCACCAGCCTGACCCCGCAGCAGGTGGTGGAGTTACGGCACAAGCTGAACCTCCGG gtctccggggctgctcctccaaGGCCTGGCAGTAGTTTTGCTCATTTTGGGTTTGATGAGCAACTTATGCATCAGATTAGGAAATCTGAGTATACCCAACCCACTCCAATACAATGTCAG GGTGTTCCAGTGGCACTAAGTGGCAGAGACATGATTGGGATAGCCAAGACTGGAAGTGGGAAAACAGCTGCCTTCATCTGGCCAATGCTGATCCACATCATGGATCAGAAGGAGCTTGAACCAGGGGATGGTCCCATTGCAGTGATTGTCTGCCCAACCagggagctctgccagcag ATCCACTCCGAGTGCAAGCGCTTTGGCAAGGCCTACAACCTGCGCTCCGTGGCCGTGTACGGAGGAGGCAGCATGTGGGAGCAAGCCAAGGCCCTGCAGGAGGGGGCAGAGATCGTGGTCTGCACACCA GGTCGTCTGATTGATCATGTGAAGAAGAAAGCTACAAACCTGCAGAGAGTCACTTACCTTGTGTTTGATGAAGCTGACAGAATGTTTGATATGGGGTTTG AGTACCAGGTCAGATCAATCGCAAGCCACGTACGTCCTGACAGACAGA CCCTCCTGTTCAGTGCCACGTTCCGTAAGAAGATTGAGAAATTGGCTCGGGATATTCTGATTGACCCAATTCGGGTTGTGCAGGGAGACATTGGAGAG GCAAATGAAGATGTCACTCAGATTGTGGAGATTTTCCCCTCGGGGCCCAGCAAGTGGAACTGGCTGACGCGGCGCCTGGTGGAGTTCACGTCCTCCGGCAGCGTCCTCCTCTTCGTCACCAAGAAAGCCAACGCAGAGGAGCTGGCCAATAACCTCAAGCAGGAGGATCATaacctggggctgctccatgGGGACATGGATCAGAGCGAGAGGAACAAAGTCATTTCGGAATTTAAGAAAAAGGGCATCCCCATCCTGGTAGCTACTGATGTGGCAG CTCGAGGGTTGGATATCCCTTCCATCAAGACTGTCATCAACTATGACGTGGCTCGGGACATAGACACGCACACGCACCGCATCGGCCGCACCGGCCGCGCCGGGGAGAAGGGGGTGGCCTACACTCTGCTGACCCCCAAGGACAGCAACTTCGCTGGTGACCTCGTCAGAAACCTGGAGGGTGCCAACCAGCACGTCTCCAAAGAGCTGCTGGATTTGGCAATGCAG AACCCGTGGTTCCGGAAATCCCGTTTTAAAGGAGGGAAGGGCAAGAAGCTGAATATTGGTGGTGGTGGCTTGGGATACCGTGAAcgccctgggctgggctcagaaaATACA GACCGTGGAAACAACAACAGTGTGATGAGCAACTATGAGGCCTACAAGCCATCCACAGGGGCCATGGGGGACAGGCTGACAGCAATGAAAGCAGCTTTCCAG TCCCAGTACAAGAGTCACTTTGTTGCTGCAAGTTTAAATAACCAAAAGactgggagctctgctgctggtgccagTGGCTGGACCAGCGCCGGGAGCCTGAACTCCGTCCCGACGAGTTCAGCGCAGCAAAACGCCGCCAGTGCCGAGAGCCCCATGGCAGCCACCGCGGCGGCGAAGGGAGTGCCCGGCTTCAGCAGCACGGGCAGCCTGAGCAGCGtgccctccttccccagccccggAGCACAGGGCTTCAACAGCGCCAATGCCAGCACCAACAGCCGGGAGGGCGGCGGCACTGTCAGGGAACGGTACAACGACAGCCGGAACAGTCGGCACGGAGAGGCCCCGCGGCGCGCCGAGGGCGGCGGTGGTGGCCGAGGAGAGGGTGGTGGTGGCCGAGGAGAGGGTGGTGGTGGCCGAGGAGAGGGTGGTGGTGGCCGAGGGGAGGGCAGCAGTGGTGGCCGAGGGGAGGGTGGCGGTGGTGGCCGAGGGGAGGGCGGTGGCGGTGGCCGAGGGGAGGGCAGCAGTGGTGGCCGAGGAgagggtggtggtggtggccGAGGGGACGGCGGCGGTAGTGGCCGCTTCAGCGAGGGCCAGCGCTTCAACGATGGCCAACGCTTCACCGAGGGCCAGCGTTTCAGTGATGGCCAACGCTTCACCGATGGCCAACGCTTCAATGATGGCCAGCGCTTCAGCGAGGGCCAGCGTTTCAGCGAGGGCCAGCGTTTCAGTGATGGCCAGCGCTTCAACGATGGCCAGCGCTTCAACGATGGCCAACGTTTCAACGAGGGCCAACGCTTTACCGAGGGCCAGCGTTTCAGTGATGGCCAACGCTTCAACGAGGGCCAACGCTTCAACGATGGCCAACGTTTCAACGAGGGCCAACGCTTTACTGAGGGCCAGCGTTTCAATGATGGCCAACGTTTCAACGAGGGCCAACGCTTCAGCGAAGGTCAGCGTTTCAATGATGGCCAACGCTTCAGCGATGGCCAACGCTTCAATGATGGCCAACGCTTCAATGATGGCCAACGGTTCACCGAGGGCCAGCGCTCCAACGATGGCCAACGCTTCAGCGATGGCCAACGCTTCAATGATGGCCAACGCTATGATGGCCAACGTTTCAACGAGGGCCAACGCTACAACGAGGGCCAGCGCCACAGCGAAGGCGGTGGCCGGCACAGTGACCCCTCCCGGCACGGCGACGTCCATCGCCACGGCGAGGGCCGGCACTTCACCGACGTGCCGGGCGGCAACCGCAACAAcggtgacagcaggaacagcaCCGAGGGGAGGAACAGCGAGAGCAGGAATGGAGAGAACAGGAAGGAGGCCAACAGCCGGGACAACAAGACAGATGGTTTTGCTGTCCCAGAGCCCCCAAAACGGAAGAAGAGCCGGTGGGACAGTTAA